Proteins encoded within one genomic window of Lysinibacillus louembei:
- a CDS encoding GerAB/ArcD/ProY family transporter, with translation MNDKQMISTRQFTIVTFLFFIGTSILIIPSYLAEMSKQDAWIAAIIGVVFSLLLVMLFIKVSRIAPQHSFVEIIEKVFGKWLGRGIALLFVLFAFMNAAELLYFIGSFMQIEIMPETPNLAFVLLFIVIVMMASYLGLETFARSAEIFFPVFIFLFICLVIFITPNIQFENLQPVLDTAPRSMVASILYFMSIFSFPAIILLMIFPYTVNKNNSANKGFYIGTLLSGVVLILLITLCIVVLGVVNSASQNYPSYILAQRISLGKFFQRIEVIMTFMWIITIYIRTFMYFYAAFIGLKQIFHIRDAKPLLFPLMLLLIGLSQIIHPNITYANVYNQGVWLPYSATFAIVLPLLLLLIAKIRRLK, from the coding sequence ATGAACGATAAGCAAATGATTAGTACACGGCAATTTACGATTGTTACATTTCTATTTTTTATCGGCACATCCATTTTAATTATCCCATCCTATTTAGCAGAAATGTCTAAGCAGGATGCATGGATTGCTGCTATTATTGGCGTCGTTTTTAGCCTTTTACTAGTGATGCTATTTATTAAAGTATCTCGTATTGCGCCACAGCATTCTTTTGTAGAAATTATTGAAAAAGTATTTGGTAAATGGCTTGGAAGAGGTATTGCTCTTTTATTTGTACTTTTTGCATTTATGAATGCAGCCGAATTGCTTTATTTTATCGGTAGCTTTATGCAAATCGAAATTATGCCCGAAACTCCAAATCTTGCCTTTGTCCTATTATTTATAGTAATTGTGATGATGGCGAGCTATTTAGGTTTAGAAACCTTTGCGCGCTCAGCTGAAATTTTTTTCCCAGTATTTATTTTTTTATTTATATGTTTAGTGATTTTTATTACACCAAATATTCAATTTGAAAATTTACAGCCTGTATTGGACACTGCACCGAGATCAATGGTGGCAAGCATACTTTATTTTATGAGCATTTTCTCTTTTCCAGCAATTATATTATTAATGATTTTTCCTTACACTGTTAATAAAAACAACTCCGCAAACAAAGGCTTTTATATCGGCACATTGCTAAGTGGAGTCGTGTTAATTTTACTCATTACTTTATGTATAGTGGTGCTTGGTGTAGTAAATAGCGCTTCTCAAAATTATCCGAGCTATATTCTTGCACAGCGCATTTCTCTCGGCAAATTTTTTCAAAGAATTGAAGTCATTATGACCTTTATGTGGATTATCACGATTTATATTCGTACTTTTATGTATTTTTATGCAGCTTTTATTGGGCTAAAGCAAATTTTTCATATTCGAGATGCAAAGCCACTTCTTTTCCCATTAATGTTGTTACTTATCGGGCTTTCTCAAATCATTCATCCGAATATTACTTATGCCAATGTTTACAATCAAGGCGTTTGGCTACCTTATTCTGCAACATTTGCGATTGTTTTGCCTCTTTTGCTACTACTTATTGCTAAAATAAGACGCTTAAAGTGA
- a CDS encoding Ger(x)C family spore germination protein translates to MKKIAALLLCTILCLLLSACWSKKELNEIAIVVALGIDQVDDEYEITVQVVNPGEISSKQPTSGRSPVTSYSATGSTLYEAIRKVTLESPRKSYFAHLQMVILGKELVTKDIRPVLDFLSRDHEFRNDFNIIVAHEDTAKDIVSVLTPIEKIPANKITSSLKTSEKAWGSTVTMTMNDLITFLHDGNNNLVLSTITLLGNKQIGKTQANVDQITISAILQYSGLAVIKNGKMIGILTEEQSKSYNFLMNNIKSTVEIVACPEEGNLATEITASKTTIKGTFENDVPSFDIKVNVEQNVGEVKCRIDLQAKQTMDYINHETSVTLAKKIEDTLHTLQQTYDADVVHFGQVLHRQEPKKWRKIKEQWPMLFQNAKVTVNVKVDTITPGTIQNSTFYPIKESK, encoded by the coding sequence ATGAAGAAAATAGCGGCTCTTTTGCTATGCACTATACTCTGCCTTCTGCTCAGTGCTTGCTGGAGCAAAAAAGAACTAAACGAGATTGCCATCGTTGTCGCATTAGGTATTGATCAGGTGGATGATGAATATGAAATAACCGTCCAAGTTGTTAATCCTGGTGAAATTTCCTCTAAACAGCCAACGAGTGGACGCTCTCCCGTAACGTCCTATTCGGCAACAGGCTCAACATTATATGAAGCTATTCGAAAAGTAACATTGGAATCACCACGTAAATCGTATTTTGCACATTTACAAATGGTTATATTAGGAAAGGAGCTTGTCACAAAGGATATTCGTCCAGTTTTAGATTTTTTATCACGTGATCATGAATTTCGCAATGATTTTAATATTATTGTGGCACATGAGGATACTGCTAAAGATATTGTCAGTGTCTTAACACCTATTGAAAAAATACCGGCAAATAAAATAACAAGCTCTTTGAAAACTTCTGAAAAGGCATGGGGCTCAACTGTCACAATGACAATGAATGATTTAATCACTTTTTTACATGATGGCAATAACAATCTTGTGTTATCTACTATTACATTGCTTGGTAATAAGCAAATTGGTAAGACGCAAGCAAATGTTGATCAGATTACAATATCCGCCATTTTACAATATAGTGGGTTAGCTGTTATTAAAAACGGAAAAATGATTGGCATACTGACAGAAGAACAAAGCAAAAGCTATAATTTTTTAATGAATAATATTAAAAGCACTGTTGAAATCGTTGCTTGTCCAGAGGAGGGTAATTTAGCAACTGAAATTACCGCTTCTAAGACAACTATTAAAGGAACCTTTGAGAATGACGTACCTTCATTCGATATAAAAGTCAATGTGGAGCAAAATGTAGGTGAGGTAAAATGTAGGATTGATTTACAAGCCAAGCAGACGATGGATTATATTAATCATGAGACATCTGTTACTCTTGCGAAAAAAATTGAAGACACACTACACACATTACAGCAAACCTATGATGCTGATGTAGTACATTTCGGTCAAGTGCTCCATCGGCAAGAGCCTAAAAAATGGCGCAAGATAAAAGAGCAATGGCCAATGCTTTTTCAAAATGCCAAAGTAACTGTCAATGTAAAGGTAGATACAATTACACCAGGCACTATACAAAACTCCACGTTCTATCCAATAAAGGAGTCAAAGTAA
- a CDS encoding spore germination protein, with product MKGSNTPHRADSELSPNAQPQPLFTSLSKTIDALKQATGHSNDVMVRQLLVGKSAKQSIALIYIDGLVNKEELTNTLLERLTGQFTDEIELNMENTTDYLKQYCLTIGDIQEIKDFAALYRSLFNGSTIILLDGVAVALAASMKDAKDRPVMEPAAESVIRGPREAFTETLRTNTALIRRKIKNPNLWIQTKVIGSVTQTDVAIVYINGIVNDKVVKEVLARLDKIEIDGILEGGYIESLIQDAQFTLFPTMYNTERPDVIAAELLEGKVAILVDGTPFVLIVPALITSFLQSSEDYYSNVFVSSFIRILRIAAIGISLIAPSFYVAITTFHHEMLPTPMLISIASQREGVPFPAVIEALIMEIAFEILREAGLRMPRTIGPAVSIVGTLVIGQAAVEAGVVSAVTVIIVALTAICSFLFPSYGLSNSIRILRFPFILLAGGFGLFGVMIATLALVLHLCSLRSFGVPYLSPFAPLILEDQKDAVLLFPRKFLTKRPRLVSQSNPTRATKYERTFKR from the coding sequence ATGAAGGGTTCGAATACACCACACCGTGCTGATTCTGAATTATCACCAAATGCACAGCCACAGCCGCTATTCACTTCATTATCCAAAACGATTGATGCGCTTAAACAAGCTACTGGTCATAGCAATGATGTGATGGTACGGCAATTATTGGTTGGCAAATCTGCCAAACAGTCCATCGCCCTTATTTATATTGATGGTTTAGTAAATAAAGAAGAGCTGACGAATACGTTGCTAGAGCGCCTTACAGGGCAATTTACCGATGAAATTGAGCTCAATATGGAGAATACGACTGACTATTTGAAACAGTATTGTTTAACAATTGGTGACATACAGGAAATTAAAGATTTCGCTGCACTTTATCGCTCTCTTTTCAATGGCAGTACGATTATTTTACTAGATGGAGTAGCAGTTGCACTTGCCGCAAGTATGAAGGATGCAAAAGATCGACCCGTCATGGAGCCTGCCGCTGAGTCTGTCATACGTGGGCCACGCGAGGCATTTACGGAAACATTGCGTACAAATACAGCATTAATTCGTCGAAAGATTAAAAACCCTAACCTCTGGATTCAAACGAAAGTGATTGGCTCTGTCACTCAAACAGATGTAGCCATCGTATATATTAATGGCATTGTCAATGACAAAGTAGTGAAAGAGGTGCTAGCACGCCTAGATAAAATTGAAATTGATGGTATTTTAGAAGGTGGCTATATTGAATCATTAATTCAAGATGCTCAATTTACGTTGTTTCCAACAATGTATAATACCGAACGGCCAGATGTTATTGCTGCCGAGCTGCTTGAAGGAAAAGTAGCAATTTTAGTTGATGGTACACCTTTTGTTCTTATTGTACCTGCTTTAATTACCTCCTTCCTACAATCATCTGAAGATTATTATTCCAATGTGTTTGTTAGTTCGTTTATACGCATATTAAGGATTGCAGCTATCGGAATTTCATTAATTGCGCCGTCCTTTTATGTTGCTATTACAACATTTCATCATGAAATGTTGCCAACACCTATGCTCATTAGTATTGCTTCTCAGCGTGAAGGTGTGCCCTTCCCTGCTGTTATTGAAGCGTTAATCATGGAAATTGCCTTTGAAATTTTGCGAGAAGCTGGGCTACGTATGCCCCGCACAATCGGACCAGCTGTGTCCATTGTTGGTACATTGGTTATTGGGCAAGCAGCTGTTGAAGCAGGAGTTGTATCTGCAGTAACAGTTATTATTGTTGCTTTAACTGCCATCTGTAGTTTTTTATTTCCATCATACGGATTATCTAATTCTATTCGGATTTTACGATTCCCATTTATTTTACTCGCAGGTGGCTTCGGTTTATTTGGCGTTATGATTGCTACATTGGCACTCGTTTTACATTTATGTAGCTTACGTTCATTTGGCGTTCCTTATTTAAGTCCATTTGCACCGCTGATTCTTGAAGATCAAAAAGACGCTGTTTTACTATTTCCACGCAAATTTTTAACTAAGCGTCCACGTTTAGTTAGCCAAAGCAATCCAACAAGAGCAACAAAGTACGAAAGAACATTTAAACGATAA
- the pckA gene encoding phosphoenolpyruvate carboxykinase (ATP) yields MNSVEIANELKDLLNGTNVHVQLSVPQLVEKATSRGEAILTVDGALRAETGKYTGRSPKDKYTVEEESTKDKIDWGKVNRPISSEVFEKLYVKVVNYLKERDELFVFNGFAGADKDSQIGIKVINEYAWHNLFCHQLFIRPTAEELTAHTTDFTIVSAPNFKADPAVDGTDSETFIIVSLEKKVILIGGTEYAGEMKKSIFGIMNYLLPEQGILSMHCSANVGEAGDVALFFGLSGTGKTTLSADSDRKLIGDDEHGWSDNGVFNIEGGCYAKTINLSAEKEPEIYNAIRFGAVLENVVVDENTRICNYDDGSLTENTRVAYPIDYIENIAKPSVAGHPQTIVFLTADAFGVLPPISKLTKEQAMYHFLSGFTSKLAGTERGVTEPEPVFSTCFGSPFLPLPATVYAEMLGKKIDEHGSQVFLVNTGWTGGEYGVGSRMKLSYTRAMVRAAIDGKLNDVETTQDDVFGLHIPTAIEGVPSEVLNPRDAWADKDAYNEKAKHLASLFNDNFKKFANVSEEISKKGGPLA; encoded by the coding sequence ATGAATTCAGTAGAAATTGCGAACGAACTGAAAGATTTATTAAATGGTACAAATGTTCATGTTCAACTTTCTGTTCCACAGTTAGTAGAAAAAGCAACATCTCGTGGAGAAGCAATTTTAACTGTTGATGGTGCATTGCGTGCTGAGACAGGCAAATATACTGGTCGTTCTCCTAAAGATAAATATACGGTTGAGGAAGAAAGCACAAAAGATAAAATTGATTGGGGCAAAGTGAACCGTCCAATTTCTTCTGAAGTGTTTGAAAAACTATATGTAAAAGTAGTTAATTATTTAAAAGAGCGCGATGAGCTTTTTGTCTTTAATGGCTTTGCTGGAGCAGATAAAGATTCGCAAATCGGCATTAAAGTAATTAATGAATATGCATGGCACAATTTATTCTGCCACCAATTATTTATCCGTCCAACTGCTGAAGAGCTAACTGCACATACAACAGACTTCACAATTGTTTCTGCTCCTAATTTCAAAGCAGATCCAGCTGTGGATGGCACAGACTCTGAAACTTTCATTATCGTGTCATTAGAAAAGAAAGTTATTTTAATCGGTGGTACAGAATACGCTGGTGAAATGAAAAAATCTATTTTCGGTATTATGAACTACTTATTACCTGAGCAAGGTATTTTATCAATGCACTGTTCAGCAAATGTTGGTGAGGCAGGCGATGTTGCACTATTCTTCGGTCTATCTGGCACAGGTAAAACAACTTTATCAGCAGATAGCGATCGCAAGTTAATCGGTGATGATGAGCATGGCTGGTCAGACAACGGCGTATTTAATATTGAAGGTGGCTGCTACGCAAAAACAATTAACCTTTCAGCAGAAAAAGAACCTGAAATTTATAACGCAATCCGCTTTGGCGCTGTTTTAGAAAACGTTGTAGTTGATGAAAACACACGTATTTGCAACTATGATGATGGTTCATTAACAGAAAATACACGTGTTGCTTACCCGATTGATTATATCGAAAACATTGCAAAACCTTCTGTAGCAGGACACCCACAAACAATTGTGTTCTTAACTGCAGATGCATTTGGGGTATTGCCTCCAATCTCTAAATTAACAAAAGAGCAAGCGATGTATCATTTTTTAAGCGGTTTCACATCAAAGCTAGCAGGTACAGAGCGTGGTGTAACAGAGCCAGAACCAGTATTCTCAACATGCTTCGGTTCTCCATTCTTACCGCTTCCTGCAACAGTTTATGCAGAAATGCTAGGCAAGAAAATTGATGAGCATGGCTCTCAAGTATTTTTAGTTAACACAGGCTGGACTGGTGGCGAATATGGTGTAGGTAGCCGTATGAAGCTTTCTTACACACGTGCAATGGTTCGCGCTGCAATTGACGGCAAGCTAAACGATGTTGAAACAACGCAAGACGATGTATTCGGCCTACACATCCCAACAGCAATCGAAGGTGTGCCATCCGAAGTATTAAACCCTCGTGATGCTTGGGCTGATAAGGATGCATATAATGAAAAGGCGAAACATTTAGCAAGCCTTTTCAATGATAACTTTAAAAAATTCGCTAACGTTTCGGAAGAAATTTCGAAAAAAGGTGGCCCATTAGCTTAA
- the metK gene encoding methionine adenosyltransferase produces MTNRRLFTSESVTEGHPDKICDQISDAILDAILAADPNARVACETTVTTGLVLVAGEISTSTYVDIKGIVRDTVAEIGYTRGKYGFDAENLAVLVAIGEQSPDIAQGVDQALEAREGSMTDEAIEAIGAGDQGLMFGYACNETPELMPLPISLAHKLARRLTEVRKSGELQYLRPDGKTQVTVEYDENNVPVRVDTIVISTQHDEEVTLEQIQADLKRVVIAPVVPAELLDDATKYFINPTGRFVIGGPKGDAGLTGRKIIVDTYGGYARHGGGAFSGKDATKVDRSAAYAARYVAKNIVAAGLAERAEVQLAYAIGVAQPVSIAVDTFGTGTVSSSQIVEWVRELFDLRPAGIIKMLDLRRPIYKQTAAYGHFGRTDLNVPWEQTDKAEVLKEKAALLVK; encoded by the coding sequence ATGACAAACCGTAGATTATTTACATCAGAAAGTGTAACAGAAGGGCATCCAGATAAAATTTGTGACCAAATTTCAGATGCAATTTTAGATGCAATTTTAGCAGCAGATCCAAATGCGCGTGTAGCATGTGAAACAACTGTAACGACAGGTTTAGTATTAGTTGCAGGAGAGATTTCAACTTCAACTTATGTAGATATTAAAGGCATTGTACGTGATACTGTTGCAGAAATTGGCTATACACGTGGTAAATATGGCTTTGATGCAGAAAACTTAGCTGTGCTTGTAGCGATTGGCGAGCAATCGCCTGACATCGCACAAGGTGTAGACCAAGCGCTTGAAGCGCGTGAAGGCTCAATGACTGATGAAGCAATCGAGGCGATTGGCGCAGGTGACCAAGGTTTAATGTTTGGTTATGCATGTAACGAAACACCTGAGCTTATGCCGTTACCAATTAGCCTTGCACATAAGCTAGCACGTCGTTTAACTGAGGTTCGTAAATCGGGTGAATTACAGTATTTACGTCCAGATGGTAAAACACAAGTAACGGTAGAATACGATGAAAATAATGTACCAGTGCGTGTGGATACAATCGTTATTTCGACACAGCATGATGAGGAAGTAACATTAGAACAAATTCAAGCAGACTTGAAGCGTGTTGTCATTGCACCAGTAGTGCCAGCAGAATTATTAGATGATGCAACAAAATACTTCATTAACCCAACAGGTCGCTTCGTTATCGGTGGACCAAAAGGGGATGCTGGCTTAACGGGTCGTAAAATTATCGTAGACACATATGGCGGCTATGCACGTCATGGTGGTGGTGCATTCTCAGGGAAGGATGCAACGAAGGTTGACCGTTCAGCAGCTTATGCAGCGCGTTATGTAGCGAAAAATATTGTTGCAGCAGGCTTAGCAGAGCGTGCGGAAGTGCAGCTTGCTTATGCAATTGGTGTAGCACAGCCTGTATCGATTGCTGTTGATACGTTCGGCACAGGAACAGTGTCATCATCACAAATTGTAGAATGGGTACGTGAGCTATTTGATTTACGTCCAGCAGGCATTATTAAAATGTTAGATTTACGCCGTCCAATTTACAAACAAACGGCAGCTTACGGACATTTTGGCCGCACGGACTTAAATGTTCCTTGGGAGCAAACAGATAAAGCGGAAGTATTAAAAGAAAAAGCAGCATTATTAGTGAAATAA
- a CDS encoding gamma carbonic anhydrase, with the protein MIYPYKGIMPKIDSTAFIADFATITGDVTIGEESTIWFNTVIRGDVAPTIIGKRVSIQDLSCIHQSPNNPVVIEDEVTIGHQVTLHGCTIRKRALVGMGSIILDGAEIGEGAFIGAGSLVPPGKKIPANMLAMGRPAKVVREINAEDRKDMDRIIREYVEKGQYYKSLKEDV; encoded by the coding sequence ATGATTTACCCATATAAAGGGATAATGCCAAAAATTGATTCGACTGCATTTATCGCAGATTTCGCTACAATAACAGGGGATGTCACAATTGGAGAGGAATCTACAATATGGTTTAATACAGTTATTCGCGGCGATGTAGCACCAACTATTATCGGTAAACGTGTCAGCATACAAGATTTAAGCTGTATCCATCAAAGCCCAAACAATCCCGTGGTGATTGAAGATGAAGTAACAATCGGTCATCAAGTAACATTGCATGGCTGTACAATTCGCAAACGTGCATTAGTTGGGATGGGCTCTATCATTCTTGATGGTGCTGAAATTGGGGAAGGTGCCTTTATCGGTGCGGGAAGCCTCGTTCCTCCAGGCAAAAAAATTCCTGCCAATATGCTCGCAATGGGACGTCCTGCAAAGGTAGTGCGCGAAATAAACGCAGAGGACCGCAAAGATATGGATCGCATCATCCGTGAATATGTAGAAAAAGGCCAATATTATAAATCATTAAAAGAAGATGTGTGA
- a CDS encoding alpha/beta hydrolase translates to MWKWEAEGQPKAVVAIVHGAYEHHRWYAWLIEKLRSAGFHVVMGDLPGHGAQAKNINYHDEDFFKYEDYVKQLIEIGLSENLPVFVIGNGLGATVLMNVLQKKQLECAGVIFISPWMHLKLLPGKMSNALTSISALTSSVRLNHEITMQLMSRNAEVYEELRDDIPHNTTVTVKWYKDLQQLLKRLKNPEVKFHNMPVLMMTGERDQITDIQASKSWLMQQPLSHFQYKEWADCRHSLYFEMEREEVYLYTKDFMNNVLRSLGYII, encoded by the coding sequence ATGTGGAAATGGGAGGCTGAAGGACAGCCAAAAGCAGTTGTTGCAATTGTCCATGGAGCATATGAGCATCATCGTTGGTATGCTTGGCTAATTGAAAAGCTGCGAAGCGCAGGATTTCACGTTGTAATGGGGGATTTACCAGGACACGGAGCACAGGCAAAAAATATCAATTATCACGATGAAGATTTTTTTAAATATGAGGACTATGTAAAGCAATTAATAGAAATAGGCTTATCGGAAAATTTGCCTGTATTTGTTATAGGTAATGGTTTAGGTGCAACAGTATTAATGAATGTTTTACAAAAAAAGCAGCTGGAATGTGCAGGTGTAATCTTTATTTCACCATGGATGCACTTAAAGCTACTGCCTGGGAAAATGTCCAATGCCTTAACAAGTATTAGTGCATTAACATCTAGTGTAAGGCTCAATCATGAAATTACGATGCAGCTGATGTCTCGAAATGCAGAGGTATATGAAGAGTTAAGAGATGACATACCGCATAATACAACTGTTACAGTGAAATGGTATAAAGATTTGCAACAGCTTTTAAAGCGCTTGAAAAATCCAGAAGTAAAATTTCACAATATGCCTGTCTTGATGATGACGGGTGAAAGAGACCAAATTACGGATATACAGGCATCAAAAAGCTGGTTAATGCAGCAGCCATTATCGCATTTTCAATATAAAGAATGGGCTGATTGTCGCCATAGTTTATATTTTGAAATGGAAAGAGAAGAAGTATATTTATACACAAAAGATTTTATGAATAATGTGTTACGCTCATTAGGCTATATTATTTAA
- a CDS encoding alanine/glycine:cation symporter family protein — protein sequence MDSVVSFLNGILWGPFMIYGILIVGLFFSILTKFAQVRLIKDMFKLMFTGEKSEAGVSSFQAMSIALSGRVGTGNIVGTASAIAFGGPGAVFWMWITAFIGASTAYVESTLAQIYKEKKNGVYRGGPAFYIEKATGMRWFGMLFAVSAILAVAFLMPGVQSNAISGAVNNAFGISPWVTGIIIVGLLGFIIIGGVKRIANAAQILVPFMAIVYLLMAAIIIIMNIGAVPGVLKLIFESAFTLDATFGGMIGSAIAWGVKRAIYSNEAGQGTGAHPAAAAEVSHPTKQGLVQAASIYIDTLLVCSATALMILFMGTYNVNEGSSEGELIVEHAPGITYSEFTQAAVNSAFPSLNNFGAGFVAIALFFFAFTTLMAYYYIAETNVSYMFSGKAEQIGIWIAKFVLLGSSLYGAVRTSDLAWAFGDLGLGLMVWINVIAILIIMKPAMLALKDYEQQKKEGKDPQFDPIKLGIKNADFWVERNKEKK from the coding sequence ATGGATTCGGTAGTAAGTTTTTTAAATGGTATTTTATGGGGACCATTTATGATTTACGGTATTTTAATTGTAGGTTTATTTTTCTCGATTTTAACGAAGTTTGCACAAGTACGATTAATTAAAGACATGTTTAAGCTAATGTTTACAGGGGAGAAATCAGAGGCTGGGGTATCCTCTTTCCAAGCGATGTCGATTGCTTTATCTGGTCGTGTTGGAACAGGTAATATTGTAGGGACAGCATCGGCAATTGCATTTGGAGGCCCTGGAGCTGTGTTCTGGATGTGGATTACAGCATTTATTGGTGCATCAACAGCTTATGTAGAGTCTACGTTGGCTCAAATTTATAAAGAGAAGAAAAATGGCGTATATCGAGGAGGTCCCGCCTTCTATATTGAAAAGGCGACAGGTATGCGTTGGTTTGGTATGTTATTTGCAGTTTCGGCTATTTTAGCGGTTGCATTTTTAATGCCAGGTGTACAATCTAATGCGATTTCTGGTGCTGTAAATAATGCTTTTGGCATTTCACCATGGGTTACAGGTATTATTATTGTTGGATTATTAGGCTTTATCATTATTGGTGGTGTAAAACGTATTGCAAATGCCGCACAAATTTTAGTACCATTTATGGCAATTGTATACTTATTAATGGCAGCAATTATTATTATTATGAATATTGGCGCAGTACCAGGTGTTTTAAAATTAATTTTTGAAAGTGCCTTTACGCTTGATGCAACATTTGGTGGGATGATTGGTTCAGCAATTGCTTGGGGGGTTAAACGTGCCATTTACTCAAATGAGGCTGGTCAAGGTACGGGTGCACACCCAGCGGCAGCAGCGGAAGTATCGCATCCTACAAAGCAAGGTTTAGTACAAGCTGCATCGATTTATATTGATACATTGCTTGTATGCTCAGCAACAGCATTAATGATTTTATTTATGGGGACGTACAATGTAAATGAAGGCAGCTCCGAAGGGGAGTTAATCGTTGAGCATGCGCCAGGTATCACATATTCAGAATTTACACAAGCAGCGGTAAACAGCGCATTCCCATCGTTAAATAACTTTGGTGCTGGGTTTGTTGCAATAGCATTATTCTTCTTCGCCTTTACAACATTAATGGCTTACTATTATATTGCAGAAACCAATGTCTCCTATATGTTCTCAGGCAAAGCTGAGCAAATAGGTATTTGGATAGCGAAATTTGTATTATTAGGCTCTTCATTATATGGTGCAGTGAGAACATCTGACTTAGCATGGGCATTTGGTGATTTAGGCTTAGGCTTGATGGTATGGATTAATGTCATAGCGATATTAATTATTATGAAGCCTGCAATGCTCGCATTAAAAGATTACGAGCAGCAGAAAAAAGAAGGAAAAGACCCGCAATTTGACCCGATTAAACTTGGCATTAAAAATGCTGATTTCTGGGTTGAGCGTAATAAAGAAAAAAAATAA
- a CDS encoding helix-turn-helix domain-containing protein — translation MQFIGEEIRKIRKEKKITLKQLAQETGVSISFLSQLELGKCSATLQSLRKICDALQVSPTIFFEQAPQDIKTTLPFHYENLAPTIVAAPFQPMLVTLLPNENGSQELTHLGYEFIYVLEGELAFSYQEQKRVLQVGQHVMFSSTESHIWWNEGEIPTKFLLISSL, via the coding sequence ATGCAATTTATCGGTGAGGAGATTCGGAAAATACGTAAGGAGAAAAAAATTACATTAAAACAATTAGCACAAGAAACAGGTGTCTCCATTAGCTTTTTATCACAGCTAGAGCTTGGAAAATGCAGTGCAACACTGCAATCATTACGTAAAATTTGCGATGCATTACAAGTTTCACCAACAATTTTTTTTGAACAAGCACCACAAGATATAAAGACGACATTGCCTTTTCACTATGAAAACCTAGCGCCTACTATAGTAGCGGCACCATTTCAGCCGATGCTTGTAACACTGTTACCTAATGAAAATGGCTCACAAGAGCTTACACATTTAGGGTATGAGTTTATTTATGTATTAGAAGGTGAGCTAGCCTTTTCCTACCAAGAGCAAAAAAGAGTTTTACAAGTTGGACAGCACGTCATGTTCTCCTCTACGGAAAGTCATATTTGGTGGAACGAGGGGGAAATACCAACAAAATTTCTGCTTATCTCGTCTCTATAA